The following coding sequences lie in one Fundulus heteroclitus isolate FHET01 chromosome 20, MU-UCD_Fhet_4.1, whole genome shotgun sequence genomic window:
- the zgc:113184 gene encoding uncharacterized protein zgc:113184 isoform X1, with protein sequence MRICSFSPTIRHRSYAGKTVSLEEVQKKITPEQKWSFYFDQQSPLEAGWRKRTENFISSFFASGHCASDRQLCFTSSRQFCRNSKCSHEIPACLYEKPQPLSSAGPDPAQDQPNAGCAAGILAEGMAKLSMDMPWQRKPGEKTEMLNPFMFNLDSSKYNVASSPRSKPSEQNDLGRDRALHTAMMPMADGGLLNLSVGGMMSDAALQSHVCEFCQAVFPRDSTTRGEYLRHLCTHVA encoded by the exons ATGCGGATCTGCTCCTTCAGCCCGACGATTCGTCACCGTTCTTATGCTGGGAAAACT GTAAGCCTTGAGGAAGTGCAGAAGAAAATAACACCGGAGCAGAAGtggagcttttattttgatcag CAGAGCCCATTGGAGGCGGGATGGAGGAAGCGTACAGAGAACTTTATCAGCAGTTTCTTTGCCTCCGGTCATTGTGCCTCAGACAGGCAGCTCTGCTTCACCAGCTCACGACAGTTCTGCAGAAACAGCAAG TGCTCCCATGAGATCCCTGCGTGTCTGTACGAGAAGCCTCAGCCACTGTCGTCTGCAGGACCAGACCCGGCGCAGGACCAGCCGAATGCTGGCTGTGCTGCTGGTATCCTTGCTGAAGGCATGGCGAAGCTCAGCATGGACATGCCTTGGCAGAGAAAGCCGGGCGAGAAGACGGAGATGTTGAACCCGTTCATGTTTAATCTGGATTCCTCCAAATACAACGTAGCTTCTTCTCCCAGATCTAAGCCCTCAGAACAAAATGATCTTGGCAGAGACAGAGCTCTACACACGGCAATG ATGCCGATGGCTGACGGAGGCCTCCTGAACCTGTCCGTCGGCGGCATGATGTCCGACGCGGCGCTGCAATCACACGTTTGTGAGTTCTGCCAGGCGGTTTTTCCCAGAGACTCGACAACGCGAGGAGAATACCTGCGACACCTTTGTACCCATGTTGCATAA
- the zgc:113184 gene encoding uncharacterized protein zgc:113184 isoform X2: protein MRICSFSPTIRHRSYAGKTVSLEEVQKKITPEQKWSFYFDQSPLEAGWRKRTENFISSFFASGHCASDRQLCFTSSRQFCRNSKCSHEIPACLYEKPQPLSSAGPDPAQDQPNAGCAAGILAEGMAKLSMDMPWQRKPGEKTEMLNPFMFNLDSSKYNVASSPRSKPSEQNDLGRDRALHTAMMPMADGGLLNLSVGGMMSDAALQSHVCEFCQAVFPRDSTTRGEYLRHLCTHVA from the exons ATGCGGATCTGCTCCTTCAGCCCGACGATTCGTCACCGTTCTTATGCTGGGAAAACT GTAAGCCTTGAGGAAGTGCAGAAGAAAATAACACCGGAGCAGAAGtggagcttttattttgatcag AGCCCATTGGAGGCGGGATGGAGGAAGCGTACAGAGAACTTTATCAGCAGTTTCTTTGCCTCCGGTCATTGTGCCTCAGACAGGCAGCTCTGCTTCACCAGCTCACGACAGTTCTGCAGAAACAGCAAG TGCTCCCATGAGATCCCTGCGTGTCTGTACGAGAAGCCTCAGCCACTGTCGTCTGCAGGACCAGACCCGGCGCAGGACCAGCCGAATGCTGGCTGTGCTGCTGGTATCCTTGCTGAAGGCATGGCGAAGCTCAGCATGGACATGCCTTGGCAGAGAAAGCCGGGCGAGAAGACGGAGATGTTGAACCCGTTCATGTTTAATCTGGATTCCTCCAAATACAACGTAGCTTCTTCTCCCAGATCTAAGCCCTCAGAACAAAATGATCTTGGCAGAGACAGAGCTCTACACACGGCAATG ATGCCGATGGCTGACGGAGGCCTCCTGAACCTGTCCGTCGGCGGCATGATGTCCGACGCGGCGCTGCAATCACACGTTTGTGAGTTCTGCCAGGCGGTTTTTCCCAGAGACTCGACAACGCGAGGAGAATACCTGCGACACCTTTGTACCCATGTTGCATAA
- the zgc:113184 gene encoding uncharacterized protein zgc:113184 isoform X3 — MEEAYRELYQQFLCLRSLCLRQAALLHQLTTVLQKQQGVSAPEVGDLISLPVQCSHEIPACLYEKPQPLSSAGPDPAQDQPNAGCAAGILAEGMAKLSMDMPWQRKPGEKTEMLNPFMFNLDSSKYNVASSPRSKPSEQNDLGRDRALHTAMMPMADGGLLNLSVGGMMSDAALQSHVCEFCQAVFPRDSTTRGEYLRHLCTHVA; from the exons ATGGAGGAAGCGTACAGAGAACTTTATCAGCAGTTTCTTTGCCTCCGGTCATTGTGCCTCAGACAGGCAGCTCTGCTTCACCAGCTCACGACAGTTCTGCAGAAACAGCAAG GTGTCTCCGCTCCTGAAGTAGGCGATCTGATTTCCCTCCCTGTCCAGTGCTCCCATGAGATCCCTGCGTGTCTGTACGAGAAGCCTCAGCCACTGTCGTCTGCAGGACCAGACCCGGCGCAGGACCAGCCGAATGCTGGCTGTGCTGCTGGTATCCTTGCTGAAGGCATGGCGAAGCTCAGCATGGACATGCCTTGGCAGAGAAAGCCGGGCGAGAAGACGGAGATGTTGAACCCGTTCATGTTTAATCTGGATTCCTCCAAATACAACGTAGCTTCTTCTCCCAGATCTAAGCCCTCAGAACAAAATGATCTTGGCAGAGACAGAGCTCTACACACGGCAATG ATGCCGATGGCTGACGGAGGCCTCCTGAACCTGTCCGTCGGCGGCATGATGTCCGACGCGGCGCTGCAATCACACGTTTGTGAGTTCTGCCAGGCGGTTTTTCCCAGAGACTCGACAACGCGAGGAGAATACCTGCGACACCTTTGTACCCATGTTGCATAA
- the nab2 gene encoding NGFI-A-binding protein 2: MSLPRTLGELQLYRVLQRANLLAYYETFIQQGGDDVQQLCEAAEEEFLEIMALVGMATKPLHVRRLQKALRDWAANPALFSQPVANVPLGGIPLFKVEGTGSSGSAGGPRKALSNGQPGSPCDREDRACLTPMYSGSPRSPCSQASPQPLDTHYREKLSPMDPHWLSPDPDGNGALASASGAEEEPHSPPLLSTGPPGPSTSPVPSASFAPAPLSAWPGGQLDEETARAVVESVERLYRTLPRSDPAEVKTLLRMNKKIAKNVGHIFRMGSQDASKEEEIRKYSLIYGRFDSKRREGKQLTHHELIINEAAAQFCMRDNALLLRRVELFSLARQVARKCAYTSTLKHARSNADENSGLSLKRARHEVIVSESSLLGVEESEGATQRADEDSLSTESLDCASHDSSSQCNQSLSPRPHTDGSNPASWSRHLIQQTLMDEGLRLARMVSHDRAGKLCLGPEGTHSADRDIKVERPITITVCRSSSPCVAKEPTITSNHRGK, from the exons ATGTCTCTGCCACGCACCCTTGGGGAGTTGCAACTGTATCGGGTGCTGCAGAGGGCCAACCTGCTGGCCTACTATGAAACATTCATCCAGCAAGGCGGCGACGACGTGCAGCAGCTCTGCGAGGCGGCCGAGGAGGAGTTCCTGGAAATCATGGCCCTGGTTGGCATGGCCACCAAGCCGCTGCATGTGCGTAGGCTGCAGAAGGCTCTCCGAGACTGGGCGGCGAACCCTGCCCTTTTCAGCCAGCCTGTGGCTAACGTCCCTCTTGGGGGGATCCCGCTGTTCAAAGTGGAAGGGACTGGCTCCAGTGGGTCAGCGGGTGGACCCAGAAAGGCTCTGAGCAATGGCCAGCCCGGTTCCCCCTGCGACAGAGAGGATCGGGCATGTCTCACCCCCATGTACAGCGGGAGTCCGAGAAGTCCCTGCTCCCAAGCCTCTCCGCAGCCGCTGGACACACACTACAGGGAGAAGCTCTCCCCCATGGACCCACACTGGCTCAGCCCGGACCCCGATGGGAACGGCGCCCTCGCCTCTGCATCTGGAGCGGAGGAGGAGCCGCACAGCCCGCCCCTGCTGTCGACAGGTCCTCCGGGTCCCTCCACATCTCCGGTCCCCTCCGCGTCCTTCGCCCCAGCACCCCTGTCGGCTTGGCCGGGAGGGCAGCTGGACGAGGAGACGGCCAGGGCCGTGGTGGAGAGCGTGGAGAGACTCTACAGGACCCTGCCCCGGTCGGACCCCGCCGAGGTAAAGACTCTGCTGAGGATGAATAAGAAGATCGCCAAGAACGTGGGTCACATCTTCAGAATGGGCTCCCAGGACGCGAGCAAGGAGGAGGAGATCCGCAAATACAGCCTCATTTACGGTCGCTTTGACTCCAAGAGGAGAGAAGGCAAGCAGCTGACACATCATGAG TTGATCATCAATGAAGCTGCTGCACAGTTCTGCATGAGAGACAACGCTCTCCTGCTCAGGCGGGTGGAGCTCTTTTCTCTGGCTCGCCAGGTGGCCAGGAAATGTGCCTACACGTCCACACTGAAACACGCAAG ATCCAATGCAGATGAGAACAGCGGATTGTCTCTGAAGAGGGCGAGACACGAG GTCATCGTGTCTGAGTCATCGCTCCTTGGAGTGGAGGAATCTGAAGGAGCGACTCAGAGAGCGGATGAAGACAGCTTGTCTACAGAGAGCCTTGACTGTGCATCGCATG ACTCCAGCTCCCAGTGCAACCAGTCTCTGTCCCCCCGTCCCCACACCGACGGCTCAAACCCTGCCAGCTGGAGCCGCCATCTCATCCAGCAGACTCTAATGGACGAAGGCCTGCGATTGGCTCGTATGGTGTCACACGATCGGGCGGGGAAGCTCTGCCTGGGGCCGGAGGGAACCCACTCAGCAG ACCGTGACATCAAGGTGGAGCGGCCGATCACGATAACCGTGTGCAGGAGCAGTAGCCCTTGTGTTGCCAAAGAGCCAACCATCACCTCCAACCACAGAGGAAAGTGA